GCTTCACCAGGTAATTTCATTTCAGCATACAATAAAAGTCGTTTGTTTTTATAGTCTGCTAAAAGAACTCTCCAGAAATCTAAAGCATCACCCGGTTGAAGATCCACTTCGCTGCGGCGGCCCCTTCCTAATCCTACACCCCCCAAGAGTTTATCTATAACGCCTCGAATGCGCCACAATCCATCCGCATAATACCATCCCTGGTTGCCCCCAATTCCAAAAAATCTTTGGGATACTTCTTCTACTTGATCTCTGTCGATTTCTATCCATTTTCGGTCTTTATAACATCCATTGACAGGCACTTCTACGTGTTGTTTGACATCCAGGTAGGACAGGCTGCTGGATGCTGCATCTTTCCAACTGGACACAACCATATTTTGTTCGATGCGCAAAAACGCCATCCGGATGGCATCTTTATAAGAAATCAGTTCTTGAGGGAGCACTTCTTGAATGCCGAATTCCTTGCAGACGACATCATTTTTCATACTTTCAACCAATTGCCTGGCTATAATAAAATTTGCAGAAGTCATTAAATTCAACCAATTTGCAGAAATCGATGGAGAAATAAAGGGCCAGGTGAAAATGTATCGTTTATAGTTTCTGACAGAAGCATATTCGAGTAACATTTGTTTGTAACTCAATACATCAGGTCCACCGATTTCGAATACTCGGTTCATCATTCCAGGGAGAAGCAGGCAGGCACTGAGATAATTAATTACATTTCTGATGGCAATAGGCTGACATTTTGAATGCAGCCAGTTTGGCACGATCATCACAGGTAATTTTTCAGTGAGGTCTCTGATGATTTCAAAGGAAATACTTCCGGAACCTACTATGATTCC
The genomic region above belongs to Saprospiraceae bacterium and contains:
- a CDS encoding SDR family oxidoreductase, with the translated sequence MRILLTGANGYIGMRLLPVLVEAGHEVTCVIRDKNRFKPSSDLLSKIQIIEFDFLKPENAVFQFKDKEFDAAYYLIHSLGDTKTTLKEYEIRSAGCFVLVAHLTHVKQIIYLGGISNDNSLSKHLLARQSVKEVLMQSAIPFTILEAGIIVGSGSISFEIIRDLTEKLPVMIVPNWLHSKCQPIAIRNVINYLSACLLLPGMMNRVFEIGGPDVLSYKQMLLEYASVRNYKRYIFTWPFISPSISANWLNLMTSANFIIARQLVESMKNDVVCKEFGIQEVLPQELISYKDAIRMAFLRIEQNMVVSSWKDAASSSLSYLDVKQHVEVPVNGCYKDRKWIEIDRDQVEEVSQRFFGIGGNQGWYYADGLWRIRGVIDKLLGGVGLGRGRRSEVDLQPGDALDFWRVLLADYKNKRLLLYAEMKLPGEAWLEFSIVQNDKRCLLKQTATFRPEGILGRNYWYLMLPFHYFIFNNMIRRIAGK